The proteins below come from a single Miscanthus floridulus cultivar M001 chromosome 1, ASM1932011v1, whole genome shotgun sequence genomic window:
- the LOC136547101 gene encoding two-component response regulator-like PRR73 encodes MGSACQAGTDGPSRKDVLGIGNVALENGHHEAEADADEWREKEDDLANGHSAPLGMQQVDEQKEQQGQSIHWERFLPVKTLRVLLVENDDSTRQVVSALLRKCCYEVIPAENGSHAWRYLENLQNNIDLVLTEVFMPCLSGIGLLSKITSHKICKDIPVIMMSSNDSMSMVFKCLSKGAVDFLVKPLRKNELKNLWQHVWRRCHSSSGSGSESGIQTQKCAKPNTGDEYENDSDSNHDDEENDDDDDDDFSVGLNARDGSDNGSGTQSSWTKRAVEIDSPQPMSPDQLAEPPDSTCAQVIHPKSEICSNKWLPTANKRNGKKHKENKDESMGRYLEIGAPRNSSAEYQSSLNDVSVNPTEKRHETHMPQCKSKKKMMAEDDCTDRPSETNTETADLISSIARNTEGQQAVRAVDAPDGPSKMPDGNDKNHDSHIEVTPHELGLKRLRTDGATAEIHDERNILKRSDQSAFTRYHTSVASNQGGARCGESSSPQDNSSEAVKTDSTCKMKSNSDAAPIKQGSNGSSNNDVGSSTKNVVAKPSANRERVTSPSAIKSTQHTSAFHTIQNQTSPSNLVGKDKADEGISNAAKMSHPTEVPQSCVQHHHHVHYYLHVMTQKQLSIDRGSSDVQCGSSNVFDPPVEGHAANYSVNGGVSVGHNGCNGQNGTSAVPNIARPNIESVNGTMSQNIAGGGIVSGSGSGNDVYQNRFPQQEAALSKFRLKRKDRNFGKKVRYQSRKRLAEQRPRVRGQFVRQSGQEDQAAQGSER; translated from the exons ATGGGTAGCGCTTGCCAAGCTGGCACGGACGGGCCTTCCCGCAAGGATGTGTTGGGGATAGGGAATGTCGCCTTAGAGAATGGCCACCATGAGGCTGAAGCTGATGCAGATGAATGgagggaaaaggaagatgactTGGCCAATGGGCACAGTGCGCCACTGGGCATGCAGCAGGTGGATGAGCAGAAGGAGCAACAAGGACAAAGCATTCACTGGGAGAGGTTCCTACCTGTGAAGACACTGAGAGTCTTGCTGGTGGAGAATGATGACTCTACTCGTCAGGTGGTCAGTGCCCTGCTCCGCAAGTGCTGCTATGAAG TTATCCCTGCTGAAAATGGTTCACATGCATGGCGATATCTTGAAAATCTGCAGAACAACATTGACCTTGTATTGACTGAGGTTTTCATGCCTTGTCTATCTGGCATCGGTCTGCTTAGCAAAATCACAAGTCACAAAATTTGCAAGGACATTCCTGTGATTA TGATGTCTTCAAATGACTCTATGAGTATGGTGTTTAAGTGTTTGTCGAAGGGAGCAGTTGACTTCTTGGTAAAGCCACTACGTAAGAATGAGCTTAAGAACCTTTGGCAGCACGTTTGGAGGCGATGCCACAGT TCCAGTGGCAGTGGAAGTGAAAGTGGCATCCAGACACAGAAGTGTGCCAAACCAAATACTGGTGACGAGTATGAGAACGACAGTGACAGCAatcatgatgatgaagaaaatgatgacgacgacgatgacgacttCAGCGTCGGACTCAATGCTAGGGATGGAAGTGATAATGGCAGTGGTACTCAA AGCTCATGGACAAAGCGTGCTGTGGAGATTGACAGTCCACAACCTATGTCTCCTGATCAACTAGCAGAACCACCTGATAGTACATGTGCACAAGTAATTCACCCCAAATCAGAGATATGCAGTAACAAGTGGCTACCGACAGCAAACAAAAGGAATGGCAAGAAACATAAGGAGAATAAAG ATGAATCTATGGGAAGATACTTAGAAATAGGTGCTCCTAGGAACTCAAGTGCAGAATATCAATCATCTCTCAATGACGTATCTGTTAATCCAACAGAAAAACGACATGAGACTCACATGCCCCAATGCAAATCCAAAAAGAAAATGATGGCAGAAGATGATTGTACAGACAGACCTAGTGAAACAAATACTGAAACTGCTGATTTGATTAGCTCAATAGCCAGAAACACAGAAGGCCAACAAGCAGTACGAGCCGTTGATGCACCTGATGGCCCTTCCAAGATGCCCGATGGAAATGATAAGAATCATGATTCTCATATCGAGGTGACACCCCATGAGTTGGGTTTGAAGAGATTGAGAACAGATGGAGCTACAGCCGAAATCCATGATGAGCGAAATATTCTGAAAAGATCAGATCAGTCAGCCTTCACCAG GTACCATACATCTGTGGCTTCCAATCAAGGTGGAGCAAGATGCGGGGAAAGCTCTTCACCACAAGATAACAGTTCTGAGGCTGTGAAAACGGACTCTACATGCAAGATGAAGTCAAATTCAGATGCTGCTCCAATAAAGCAGGGCTCCAATGGCAGTAGCAACAACGATGTGGGCTCCAGTACAAAGAATGTTGTTGCAAAGCCTTCGGCTAACAGGGAGAGAGTAACGTCACCATCAGCCATCAAATCTACCCAGCATACCTCAGCATTTCATACTATACAGAATCAAACATCACCATCTAATCTGGTTGGGAAAGACAAAGCTGATGAAGGAATTTCCAATGCAGCGAAAATGAGCCACCCAACAGAGGTTCCACAAAGCTGCGTCCAGCATCATCATCACGTGCATTATTACCTCCATGTTATGACACAGAAACAGCTATCCATCGACCGTGGATCATCAGATGTTCAGTGTGGTTCGTCAAATGTGTTTGATCCTCCTGTTGAAGGACATGCTGCAAACTACAGTGTGAATGGGGGTGTCTCAGTTGGTCATAATGGGTGCAATGGGCAGAATGGAACGAGCGCTGTCCCCAATATTGCAAGACCAAACATAGAGAGTGTTAATGGTACCATGAGCCAAAATATCGCTGGAGGTGGCATTGTAAGTGGGAGTGGGAGTGGCAATGATGTGTATCAGAATCGGTTCCCCCAACAAGAAGCTGCATTGAGCAAATTCAGACTGAAGCGGAAAGATCGGAACTTCGGTAAAAAG GTTCGCTACCAAAGCAGGAAGAGGCTTGCTGAGCAGCGGCCACGGGTCCGTGGACAGTTTGTGCGACAATCTGGGCAAGAAGATCAAGCAGCGCAAGGTTCAGAAAGATGA
- the LOC136547154 gene encoding elongator complex protein 6-like yields the protein MEEYGGGDLLSEAMGSAARVVVVEDCVEAPGAFVLHLLLKRALASCGAAAFLALAQPFSHYDRVLRKMGCNLSLHRRNERLHFFELLGFRGGAREGTIADSFVRLYNEIQRLVEANRAGENAGQFTVVIDDASLLEVVALGSVNDVLNFLHYCFALTSEMNCTLVVLIHEGIYADEENMGLLLHLRYIADLVIKAAPLSTGLAADVHGQLSVVNKGTFREQKAKAQKVWNFHFKVKENGADFFYPGTRH from the exons ATGGAGGAGTACGGAGGGGGAGACCTCCTGAGCGAGGCCATGGGATCTGCGGCGCGGGTGGTGGTGGTAGAGGATTGCGTGGAGGCACCCGGGGCCTtcgtcctccacctcctcctcaagCGCGCGCTCGCCAGCTGCGGCGCGGCTGCCTTCCTCGCCCTTGCGCAGCCCTTCTCCCATTACGATCGCGTCCTGCGCAAGATG GGTTGTAACCTTTCCCTGCATAGGAGGAACGAGAGGCTTCATTTCTTTGAATTGCTAGGATTCCGAG GTGGAGCAAGGGAAGGCACCATTGCTGATAGCTTTGTTCGATTGTACAATGAAATTCAAAGACTGGTGGAGGCAAACAGGGCTGGAGAAAATGCAGGCCAGTTCACCGTCGTTATAGATGACGCTTCCCTATTGGAAGTTGTGGCCCTTGGTTCTGTAAACGATGTGCTGAATTTCTTGCACTATTGTTTCGCGCTCACGTCTGAGATG AATTGCACGCTAGTGGTCCTCATCCACGAGGGTATATATGCAGACGAGGAGAACATGGGCCTCCTTTTACATCTGCGCTACATTGCTGATCTTGTGATTAAAGCAGCACCTTTGAGCACTGGTTTGGCTGCTGATGTTCATGGACAG CTGTCGGTGGTGAACAAGGGTACATTCCGCGAGCAAAAGGCAAAAGCACAGAAAGTTTGGAACTTCCATTTCAAAGTGAAGGAAAACGGTGCTGACTTCTTCTATCCAGGGACTAGACATTAG